Proteins encoded in a region of the Abyssibacter profundi genome:
- the ccoN gene encoding cytochrome-c oxidase, cbb3-type subunit I, producing the protein MTDSAQSTVVYNDKVIQQFAVMTLVWGIVGMTVGVLIAAQLMWPALNFDVPWLTYSRLRPLHTNAVIFAFGGSALFTTSYWVVQRTCGARLISDKLAAFTFWGWQAVIVAAAITLPMGLTQGKEYAELEWPIDLLIAVVWVVYAIVFFGTIMKRRVQHIYVANWFYGAFILTVAVLHIVNNISIPYGPMRSYSAYPGAVDAMVQWWYGHNAVGFFLTAGFLGMMYYFVPKQAGRPIYSYRLSIVHFWALISIYMWAGPHHLHYTAIPDWVQSLGMVFSLILLAPSWGGMINGIMTLSGAWHKLREDPIIKFLIVSLSFYGMSTFEGPMMSIKTVNALSHYTDWTIGHVHSGALGWVAMISIGSLYVLIPRLVGKTEMHSVPAINLHFWLSTIGTVLYIAAMWVAGVMQGLMWRAVDEDGALVYTFIESLKATYPFYFIRLLGGVVFLSGMFVMAWNTWKTMRTPVEQPVAETATVPAGA; encoded by the coding sequence ATGACCGACTCAGCGCAATCGACCGTCGTCTACAACGACAAGGTCATTCAGCAGTTCGCGGTGATGACGCTTGTCTGGGGCATTGTTGGCATGACGGTGGGTGTGTTGATCGCCGCCCAGCTCATGTGGCCTGCCCTGAACTTCGACGTCCCGTGGCTCACCTATAGCCGGCTGCGGCCGTTGCACACCAATGCGGTGATTTTCGCCTTTGGTGGCTCCGCCCTGTTCACGACCTCGTACTGGGTGGTGCAGCGGACCTGCGGGGCGCGGCTGATCAGCGACAAGCTGGCGGCGTTCACATTCTGGGGCTGGCAGGCGGTGATCGTCGCAGCCGCCATCACCCTGCCGATGGGCCTGACCCAGGGCAAGGAATACGCCGAGCTCGAATGGCCCATCGATCTGCTGATCGCCGTGGTCTGGGTGGTTTACGCCATTGTGTTCTTCGGCACGATCATGAAGCGCCGGGTCCAACATATTTACGTGGCCAACTGGTTTTACGGGGCGTTCATCCTGACGGTGGCCGTACTTCACATCGTCAATAACATCTCGATTCCCTATGGCCCGATGCGTTCGTACTCGGCCTATCCGGGCGCCGTGGATGCCATGGTGCAGTGGTGGTACGGCCACAACGCCGTCGGCTTTTTCCTGACCGCCGGATTCCTGGGGATGATGTATTACTTCGTGCCCAAGCAGGCGGGCCGGCCGATCTACTCGTATCGGCTGTCCATCGTCCACTTCTGGGCGCTGATCTCGATTTACATGTGGGCCGGCCCGCATCATCTGCACTACACCGCGATTCCGGACTGGGTGCAGTCGCTGGGCATGGTGTTCTCACTGATTCTGCTGGCGCCTAGCTGGGGCGGCATGATCAACGGGATCATGACGCTGTCCGGGGCGTGGCATAAGCTGCGTGAGGATCCGATCATCAAGTTCCTGATTGTGTCTCTGTCGTTCTACGGCATGAGCACCTTCGAAGGGCCGATGATGTCGATCAAGACGGTTAACGCCCTGTCGCATTACACGGATTGGACCATCGGCCATGTCCACTCGGGCGCCCTTGGCTGGGTGGCGATGATCTCCATCGGATCCCTGTACGTGCTGATCCCGCGTCTGGTCGGCAAGACCGAGATGCACAGCGTGCCGGCCATCAATCTGCACTTCTGGCTGTCGACCATCGGCACGGTGCTGTACATCGCTGCGATGTGGGTGGCCGGTGTCATGCAGGGGCTGATGTGGCGGGCGGTCGATGAAGACGGCGCGCTGGTCTACACCTTCATCGAGTCCCTGAAGGCGACGTATCCCTTCTACTTCATCCGCCTGCTCGGGGGCGTGGTGTTCCTGTCGGGCATGTTCGTCATGGCCTGGAATACCTGGAAGACCATGCGCACGCCGGTCGAGCAGCCGGTCGCCGAAACGGCCACCGTGCCGGCGGGAGCCTGA